AATAATTGGCAGAATTTATCAATAGAAAAAATTTTCGAATACATAGAATCAAATGATTTATCAAATTTAGTCGCAGTTATTGTTGAACCTGTTCAATGCACTTCCGGAGATATTTACATAGATCCTTTTCTTTTGAAAAAATTACAGAAGTTATGCAACGATAAAGATATTTGCTTTATAGTTGATGAAATTCAAACTGGATTTGGAACTAGTGGAAGTATGTGGTATTCCGAAAAAATCGGTTTAAGGCCTGATATCTTAGTGTTTGGGAAAAAAGCACAGATTAGTGGAATAATGGTGAACCAAAAATATAGCGAATTAATACTATCAAAACTACAAAAATTAGATGTTACTTTTGACGGTGATTTGATAGATGCGATAAGGGCAAAGTATATACTATATGCCTATGAAAAATACGACCTTATAAGCAAAGCGGTTGAAAATAGTAACAAATTTAGGAAAATACTTGAAGGAAAGGTCTTGAATTATAGATCTTCAGGGCATCTAATTGCGTTTGATTTTAATACAAAAGTTGAACGAAACGATTTCCTTAAGTTATGTTATAAAAATAAACTTTTATGTAATAGTGCTGGTGAGACTAGCGTCAGATTAAGACCAAATATGGCTATCAATGAAGAAGAAATAAAAGATTTTGAAAAAATTATAAATAAGATTATTTAAAAATTATAAAATTATTTTCATCCAAATTTCTATACTAATTATCAGGTTTAAGCTAGAACTTAAAATTCACTATTTTAATTCAACACATCTAATACAAAAATATTCTATAGATGTTCATCTTATTTAGTAATATCTAAGATTTGCAAAAATCTTATAAGTTGTCACTAAGGCTTGACAGAATATTTTATGATAAACTTGAATGAATAAAAAAACTAGACTGCAGTGTTTTGATTGGGATCGGAGTAGAATTCGATTACCTTGCCGGTAATATTAAATATACTATGGAGTGGATGAAGAATTCTTCGCTAGAGTGTTTTATCGTTTAGTATAGGCACCGCGAAGGC
The sequence above is drawn from the Ignavibacteriales bacterium genome and encodes:
- a CDS encoding aminotransferase class III-fold pyridoxal phosphate-dependent enzyme, which produces MNIVTIFDIKVDFIKSHNSYVFDKNTQEEYLDFFSLYSSLPLGYSHEIFDKDFLSEVTSVAHLKMTNNVFQTDELQSFIAKFINNAISDYVHFCSTGALAIESAIKCSMEYRKAINPMVLGLEKSFHGVNSWGFVTDRYGATGERMKYFPKNNWQNLSIEKIFEYIESNDLSNLVAVIVEPVQCTSGDIYIDPFLLKKLQKLCNDKDICFIVDEIQTGFGTSGSMWYSEKIGLRPDILVFGKKAQISGIMVNQKYSELILSKLQKLDVTFDGDLIDAIRAKYILYAYEKYDLISKAVENSNKFRKILEGKVLNYRSSGHLIAFDFNTKVERNDFLKLCYKNKLLCNSAGETSVRLRPNMAINEEEIKDFEKIINKII